Proteins encoded within one genomic window of Oncorhynchus masou masou isolate Uvic2021 chromosome 1, UVic_Omas_1.1, whole genome shotgun sequence:
- the spinb gene encoding spindlin b, whose product MKTPFGKRPGQRPRADGGNIGVSANMMKKKNSHKKQKNNVGPSKPIAQPRRNIVGCRITHQWKEDSKVSQWKGTVLDQVPVNPSLYLIKYDGFDCIYGLELHKDERVQGLEVLPDRVAPARVSDSQLAETMIGKAVEHMFEQDEGPKEEWRGMVLAQAPIMNTWFYITYEKDPVLYMYQLLDDYKEGDLRIMPDSNDSPPAEREPGEVVDSLVGKQVEYAKEDGGKRTGMVIHQVEAKPSVYFIKFDDDFHIYVYDLVKTS is encoded by the exons ATGAAGACCCCATTTGGGAAGAGGCCAGGCCAGCGCCCCAGAGCTGATGGGG GGAATATTGGGGTATCTGCAAATATGATGAAGAAGAAAAATTCCCACAA GAAGCAAAAGAATAATGTTGGTCCAAGCAAGCCTATTGCCCAACCTAGACGAAACATAGTGGGTTGCAGGATAACACACCAGTGGAAGGAAGACTCCAAGGTTTCCCAGTGGAAAGGAACAGTTCTCGACCAAGTCCCTgttaacccctctctctacctaatCAAGTATGATGGATTTGACTGCATCTATGGACTTGAGCTTCACAAAGATGAGCGGGTGCAAGGCCTGGAGGTTTTACCAGACCGAGTTG CTCCCGCTCGTGTCAGCGATTCCCAGCTAGCAGAAACCATGATAGGTAAAGCAGTGGAGCACATGTTTGAGCAAGATGAAGGACcaaaggaggagtggaggggcaTGGTGCTAGCACAGGCTCCCATTATGAACACATGGTTCTACATCACTTACGAAAAGGACCCTGTTTTGTACATGTACCAACTCTTGGATGACTACAAAGAGGGGGATCTCCGGATAATGCCTGATTCAA ATGACTCGCCTccagcagagagagagcctggagaaGTGGTGGATAGCCTTGTTGGCAAACAAGTGGAGTATGCCAAAGAGGATGGCGGCAAAAGGACTGGCATGGTTATCCATCAGGTTGAAGCCAAACCCTCTGTTTATTTCATCAAGTTTGATGATGACTTTCACATCTACGTCTACGATTTAGTAAAAACGTCTTAG